From the genome of Vicia villosa cultivar HV-30 ecotype Madison, WI linkage group LG2, Vvil1.0, whole genome shotgun sequence, one region includes:
- the LOC131652231 gene encoding uncharacterized protein LOC131652231, which translates to MVGQLTTTKPSRSDEVLDANEQIRITNQIKAQFESLTPKRPIKPNRSEPETQHPLNSSTLSSHNIPELEKLQSLQSNSQAFHPSQGVVDAENEFVETQYYKELLSIDKQHHATGSGFIKAVREGGESGYEIQLPVSQVDVGEIQVRGYKSNPATNDWVPNLDQLHHQDFISSKPNRSESS; encoded by the exons ATGGTAGGACAGTTGACAACAACCAAACCAAGTCGAAGCGACGAGGTCTTAGATGCCAATGAACAAATCAGAATCACAAATCAAATCAAAGCTCAATTCGAATCTTTAACACCTAAACGACCCATCAAACCCAACAGAAGCGAACCCGAAACACAACACCCCCTCAACTCCTCCACTCTCTCTTCACACAACATACCAGAGCTTGAAAAACTTCAATCTCTTCAATCTAACTCTCAAGCTTTTCATCCCTCGCAGGGAGTAGTTGATGCAGAAAATGAATTTGTGGAAACTCAGTATTACAAGGAGTTGTTGTCTATTGACAAACAGCATCATGCG ACAGGAAGTGGGTTTATAAAAGCGGTTAGAGAAGGAGGTGAAAGTGGATATGAGATTCAGTTACCTGTAAGCCAAGTTGATGTTGGTGAAATACAAGTTAGAGGCTATAAAAGTAACCCTGCCACAAATGACTGGGTTCCCAACCTTGATCAACTTCATCATCAG GATTTCATCTCGTCGAAGCCGAACAGGAGCGAGAGCTCCTAG